A DNA window from Methanobacterium spitsbergense contains the following coding sequences:
- a CDS encoding phosphatase, which translates to MLYGVVDIGSNTVKLNVYNYRHNVISVEFSEKENLGLLFYINNGKLTDNGIEELVTVLKKMKNDLDYLKIDNYSFFSTASLRNIENIAEVLQIIKNRVNIEIDLLSGEEEGELSFYGSIPTIKGDDGILIDLGGGSVEIVLFKDRKIYKKYSIPIGFLKMFNDYVSDIIPNKKECKLIEERIYFELDKIGLKNNEKIPFMCGVGGSIRAIKKLLVNLDLQKKKNNLVDVKLLKQLKEELKLNESNHNNYIYYKILHVKPSRVHTLVPALLIVESITSYFGCEEIQISKFSVREGYLRRKMLKE; encoded by the coding sequence ATGTTGTATGGGGTCGTAGATATAGGTTCAAACACTGTAAAATTAAATGTTTATAATTACCGACATAATGTCATAAGTGTCGAATTTTCTGAAAAAGAAAATTTAGGTTTACTATTTTATATAAACAACGGAAAACTAACAGATAACGGTATTGAAGAGTTAGTAACTGTTCTAAAAAAAATGAAAAATGATCTGGACTATTTAAAAATAGATAATTACAGCTTCTTTTCTACAGCATCATTGAGAAATATTGAAAACATTGCTGAAGTTTTACAAATTATTAAGAATCGGGTAAATATAGAAATTGATCTATTATCTGGTGAAGAAGAGGGAGAATTAAGTTTTTATGGATCGATTCCCACCATCAAAGGGGATGATGGAATTTTAATTGATCTAGGTGGGGGTAGTGTTGAAATTGTACTTTTTAAGGATAGAAAAATATACAAAAAATACAGTATTCCCATTGGTTTTCTAAAAATGTTCAATGATTATGTTTCTGATATAATACCCAATAAAAAAGAGTGCAAACTGATTGAAGAAAGAATATACTTTGAATTGGATAAAATTGGTCTTAAAAATAATGAAAAAATTCCTTTTATGTGTGGTGTAGGGGGAAGTATTCGTGCTATTAAAAAATTACTGGTAAATTTAGATTTACAGAAAAAGAAAAATAATTTAGTTGATGTTAAACTGTTAAAACAGTTAAAAGAAGAACTGAAACTCAATGAATCAAATCATAATAACTATATCTATTATAAAATATTACATGTCAAACCCTCTAGGGTCCATACTTTAGTTCCTGCATTGTTGATAGTCGAATCAATTACTTCCTATTTTGGCTGTGAAGAAATACAGATCAGTAAATTCAGTGTTAGGGAAGGCTATTTACGTAGAAAAATGTTAAAGGAGTAA
- the ppk1 gene encoding polyphosphate kinase 1 — MSKMDYSFTQNRELSWLNFNERVLEEAEDSSVPLLERLKFVSIFSSNLDEFYMVRCGSLYDLSLIDEDYRDNKTGLNAQDQLDDIFERTKLLYKRRNNVYKSINSSLKEEGIYDLDFEDLTKVERKFINKFFFNYIFPVLSPQVIDVHHPFPHLLNKSLNVMLIIRDKGLTLYGLIPIPSTLPSIIYFPKDELRFILLEKIIYEYVNEIFSNYDIEFKTIVSVTRNADITLSDSQIDEDEDYKGYMKKILKKRTRLAPIRLEIYKYSNSKLNKFLCEKLNIQQSQVQISNTPLDMDYVFKLYSHIEKKNELLFHKLSFNPYYPKIPKTVREGKIIPQLKKRDFLLFYPYDSIEPFLRLLKEAANDENVVSVKITIYRLARSSSIIKYLLEARENGIEVTVLIELRARFDEANNIHYAGLLEEAGCRILYGFEDYKVHSKVCLITRKEKNNIKYITQLGTGNYNEKTSKLYTDFSFITRNHAIGRDAMLFFKNMAISNLNGEYDKLLVAPFGFKNKVIEKINNEIENAKNNRPASIFMKMNSLTDRELIDMLSKASNAGVKIKLIIRSICCLLPGIPGKTENIEIISIVGRFLEHSRIYCFGMGKDATIYLSSGDLMTRNTEKRVELTFPIEKPVLKKQLMNIIDIMLNDNVKARKINDKGEYERVIRSIDLIDSQIYFMNNDFSKYGKEEVGKESFFSKLKHFLKG, encoded by the coding sequence ATGTCTAAAATGGATTATAGTTTTACCCAAAACCGTGAACTGTCCTGGTTAAACTTTAATGAACGTGTTTTAGAAGAAGCAGAGGATTCTTCTGTTCCTTTATTAGAACGTTTAAAATTTGTGTCTATTTTCTCAAGTAATCTAGATGAATTTTATATGGTAAGATGTGGAAGTTTATATGATCTATCCCTTATTGATGAGGATTATAGGGACAATAAAACTGGTTTAAATGCACAAGATCAACTTGATGATATCTTTGAAAGGACTAAATTATTATACAAACGTCGAAATAATGTATATAAATCTATAAATTCTAGTTTAAAAGAGGAAGGTATCTATGATCTCGATTTTGAAGATCTGACTAAGGTTGAAAGAAAATTTATAAATAAATTTTTCTTTAACTATATTTTCCCAGTTTTATCCCCCCAAGTTATTGATGTTCACCATCCATTTCCCCATTTATTAAACAAATCCCTGAATGTCATGTTGATAATAAGGGATAAAGGCCTAACTTTGTATGGGCTTATCCCAATCCCATCTACTTTACCCAGTATAATCTATTTTCCAAAGGATGAATTGCGTTTTATATTATTGGAAAAAATAATATATGAATATGTTAATGAAATCTTTTCAAATTATGACATAGAATTTAAAACCATAGTTTCTGTTACCAGAAATGCTGATATAACCCTATCTGATTCCCAAATTGATGAAGATGAAGATTATAAGGGATATATGAAAAAAATTTTAAAGAAAAGAACTCGATTAGCACCCATACGATTAGAGATCTATAAATATTCTAACTCTAAATTAAACAAATTTCTATGTGAAAAGTTAAATATCCAACAGAGTCAAGTGCAAATCTCTAATACTCCTTTGGATATGGATTATGTATTTAAATTGTATAGTCATATAGAAAAGAAAAATGAACTTCTATTCCATAAATTATCATTTAATCCATATTATCCTAAAATACCAAAAACTGTTAGGGAAGGAAAGATTATACCCCAACTAAAAAAGAGGGATTTTCTATTATTCTATCCATATGATTCAATAGAACCATTTTTAAGATTATTAAAAGAGGCAGCTAATGATGAAAATGTTGTATCTGTTAAAATTACCATCTACAGACTGGCAAGATCTTCTTCGATTATAAAATATCTACTGGAAGCACGTGAAAATGGGATAGAGGTAACTGTTTTAATTGAACTAAGAGCTAGATTTGATGAAGCAAATAATATTCACTATGCTGGTTTATTAGAAGAAGCAGGTTGTAGGATTTTGTATGGGTTTGAAGATTACAAGGTCCATTCAAAGGTTTGTTTGATTACACGGAAAGAGAAGAATAACATCAAATATATCACACAACTGGGAACTGGTAATTACAATGAAAAAACCAGTAAATTATATACTGATTTTAGTTTTATTACACGAAACCATGCTATTGGAAGAGATGCCATGTTGTTCTTTAAAAATATGGCAATTTCTAATTTAAATGGTGAGTATGATAAGTTGTTGGTTGCACCATTTGGATTTAAAAACAAAGTAATTGAAAAGATCAACAATGAAATTGAAAATGCAAAGAATAACCGTCCGGCCAGTATTTTCATGAAAATGAATTCCCTAACAGACAGGGAATTGATTGATATGTTATCTAAGGCATCTAATGCTGGTGTGAAAATTAAATTAATAATTAGATCCATCTGTTGTTTACTTCCAGGAATACCAGGTAAAACTGAAAATATTGAGATAATCAGTATAGTTGGAAGGTTTTTGGAACATTCAAGGATCTATTGTTTTGGTATGGGAAAAGATGCCACAATATATTTATCTAGTGGTGATTTAATGACTAGAAATACTGAAAAACGTGTTGAACTTACTTTTCCCATTGAAAAACCAGTTTTAAAGAAACAGTTAATGAATATAATAGATATTATGCTTAATGATAATGTTAAAGCTCGGAAAATTAATGATAAAGGAGAGTATGAGCGGGTTATTAGGAGTATAGATCTAATTGATTCCCAAATTTATTTCATGAATAATGATTTCTCAAAATATGGTAAAGAGGAAGTGGGAAAGGAATCATTTTTCTCTAAATTGAAACATTTTTTGAAAGGATAA
- a CDS encoding MFS transporter, protein MDNNKSIKYSSKSKMDTEVESNKSKNRIIIHRPQEQGKLVLATLIIVAAVANLNLSVANVALPSIGFAFDASQVQLNLVAVGYSMGLAASVLWFGALGDHHGRKMMLIVGTLLAIPASIIAGFAPDINILIVARFIGGLAAGMAYPTTLALIAAMWSGPRRTKSIALWSGVGAAIAALGPVISGYLLISRPWGSVFLITLPLALVALVMALKFIPAYINETTDPVDNKGGLLSFIFLGTLILAINFAPVPNMGLLILGLIFIAVMVGIFFLLRQRRIKIPLYDLNIASRRIFWVAASAGIIVFGSLMGAMYIGQQFLQNVLNYSTFNSGLAILPGVIFLVLIAPVSARLVESKGSRFTLLVGYFSCLLGFLTMLLLWGDGIPYWKVGLAYAFVGIGVGFAGTPASHSLTGSVPIKREGMASGTADLQRDFGGAIMTSIFGALLTLGYSKAFSNQIAGLPSIDQQQISNNIITELQKSFSSAAAVAQQYPQYSANILTSAKISFLAGDHLAYTAGIIAILLGGVIIYFKFPKHEEEKQLLSRYNDLDNNPEQ, encoded by the coding sequence ATGGATAACAACAAAAGTATAAAATATTCATCAAAATCAAAGATGGATACTGAAGTTGAATCTAACAAAAGTAAGAATCGGATCATTATTCATAGGCCTCAAGAACAGGGAAAATTAGTCCTAGCAACTTTAATCATTGTAGCTGCAGTTGCCAATCTAAATCTATCAGTAGCCAATGTAGCTTTACCTTCAATAGGGTTTGCATTTGACGCTTCTCAGGTTCAGCTTAATCTAGTTGCAGTAGGATACTCAATGGGTCTGGCGGCATCTGTATTGTGGTTCGGTGCTTTGGGCGATCATCATGGACGTAAGATGATGCTAATTGTCGGAACGTTACTTGCCATACCCGCCTCTATTATTGCAGGATTCGCACCAGATATTAATATTCTAATAGTAGCTCGTTTTATTGGAGGATTAGCAGCTGGAATGGCATATCCAACAACTTTGGCATTGATTGCTGCTATGTGGTCAGGTCCTAGAAGAACAAAATCCATAGCACTCTGGTCCGGCGTCGGTGCAGCTATCGCTGCATTAGGGCCTGTCATATCAGGTTATCTTCTTATATCGCGGCCATGGGGCTCTGTATTTTTAATAACCTTACCGCTTGCACTTGTAGCCCTTGTTATGGCTTTAAAATTTATTCCCGCCTATATCAATGAAACAACAGACCCAGTTGACAATAAAGGAGGTTTATTATCATTCATATTCCTTGGAACATTGATATTAGCCATTAATTTCGCTCCAGTACCCAACATGGGGTTGTTGATACTTGGATTAATTTTCATTGCAGTAATGGTTGGAATTTTCTTCTTATTACGTCAACGTAGAATAAAAATTCCACTTTATGACCTGAACATTGCAAGTCGAAGGATCTTCTGGGTAGCAGCTAGTGCAGGGATAATTGTTTTCGGTTCACTCATGGGTGCCATGTATATTGGACAACAATTCCTTCAAAATGTATTAAACTATTCTACCTTTAATTCTGGACTTGCAATATTACCTGGAGTTATATTCCTCGTGCTGATAGCTCCAGTTTCAGCCAGACTAGTGGAATCAAAGGGTTCAAGATTTACCTTACTGGTTGGTTACTTTTCCTGTTTACTAGGCTTTCTCACCATGTTGCTTCTATGGGGTGATGGTATACCCTACTGGAAAGTAGGTCTTGCATATGCATTTGTAGGTATTGGTGTGGGATTTGCAGGTACACCCGCATCACATTCACTTACAGGCTCAGTTCCTATTAAAAGGGAAGGTATGGCATCAGGTACTGCAGACTTACAGAGGGATTTTGGAGGGGCAATTATGACTTCAATCTTTGGTGCTTTACTAACTTTAGGATATTCAAAAGCTTTCAGCAATCAAATTGCAGGATTACCCAGTATTGACCAGCAGCAAATCTCAAATAATATCATAACAGAACTTCAAAAATCATTTAGCAGTGCAGCAGCTGTTGCACAACAATATCCACAATACTCTGCTAATATTTTAACATCAGCTAAGATTTCATTCTTAGCTGGAGATCACCTAGCATACACTGCAGGTATTATAGCAATACTACTTGGTGGAGTTATTATATACTTTAAATTCCCTAAACATGAAGAAGAAAAGCAGTTATTAAGCAGGTATAATGATCTAGATAATAATCCAGAACAATAA
- a CDS encoding carboxymuconolactone decarboxylase family protein — protein sequence MNIKEKHKIRNDGKFGKKLYSVQESYWIFYNGIRTMKYMFKAKRKKELSPKFIERIMLAVTQVNCCAICSYAHSKKALESGMNNEEIQNMLSGIIDDVPNSEVAAVMFAQHYADTRGNPTLESWQRIVEIYGISKANGIFGSICTIMIGNVYGIAWSSFFNRLRGRPDPRSNLLYEVSMILGTVLIPISLIHALISDLFKKPRIKF from the coding sequence ATGAATATCAAGGAAAAACATAAAATCAGAAATGATGGGAAGTTTGGTAAAAAACTTTACTCAGTTCAGGAATCTTACTGGATTTTTTATAATGGAATCCGAACAATGAAATACATGTTTAAAGCTAAAAGAAAAAAGGAATTGAGCCCAAAATTTATTGAAAGAATTATGCTTGCGGTGACTCAAGTGAATTGCTGTGCAATATGTTCTTACGCCCACTCAAAAAAGGCTCTTGAGAGTGGAATGAACAATGAAGAAATCCAAAATATGCTTTCTGGAATTATAGACGATGTCCCTAATAGTGAAGTTGCAGCAGTCATGTTTGCGCAACATTATGCAGATACGAGAGGAAATCCTACACTGGAATCGTGGCAGCGTATTGTAGAAATCTATGGAATATCCAAGGCAAACGGCATCTTTGGTTCCATCTGTACTATAATGATTGGAAATGTTTATGGTATTGCGTGGAGTTCTTTTTTTAATCGATTGAGAGGCAGACCTGATCCTAGAAGTAATTTGCTATATGAAGTCAGCATGATCTTAGGAACCGTTTTAATACCGATTTCTCTTATTCATGCATTAATATCTGATTTATTTAAAAAACCCAGGATTAAGTTTTAA
- a CDS encoding Ig-like domain-containing protein → MISILIKTSKTRSPKTWYSVTIPIAAIKDLSGNNLLATYNFRFKTGK, encoded by the coding sequence GTGATTAGTATACTAATCAAAACATCAAAAACAAGAAGTCCTAAAACATGGTACTCAGTCACAATACCAATAGCAGCAATCAAAGACTTGTCAGGTAACAACCTACTAGCAACATATAACTTTAGATTCAAAACAGGAAAATAA
- a CDS encoding PQQ-binding-like beta-propeller repeat protein, whose amino-acid sequence MKTFIERRNSSINHEKLKLNKIVLFLGLIVLGAIIFSGAVSAAGLANTPQPKFHHDNQNTGQSQYQGPQTNHKKWKCITYGGVRSSPAIGKYGTIYIGTMGGKILAIRPTGKIIWKYTATVGLYSNSWFSSSPAIGKDGTIYIGSSAFNRKPGKKWSGLYAITPTGKLKWKYSTESNIFSSPAIGKDGTIYIGSDEGNIYAIKPTGKLKWKYTTGGSVNSSPAIGKDGTIYIGNAYYPYYPGVTGSLFAINPSGKLKWKYSTESNISTSPAIGKDGTIYIGSSNLYAIKPTGKLKWKSPIGVHSSPAIGKDGTIYIGSGDGKIYAIKPTGKLKWKYAIGEGPVESSPAIGKDGTIYIGSYDGKIYAIKPTGKLKWKSFAGGSIFSSPAIGKDGTLYVGNLIGGLYEGKLIGGLDAYQDLIALNPVPTNPVTPVPVNTVEAANIISMQDTGTPIVPLAIAVISILGGLAANRRK is encoded by the coding sequence GTGAAAACATTTATAGAAAGAAGAAATTCTTCTATAAATCATGAGAAATTGAAATTAAATAAAATTGTTTTATTTTTAGGATTAATTGTCTTAGGAGCTATTATTTTTTCTGGTGCAGTTTCAGCAGCCGGTCTTGCAAACACACCACAGCCTAAATTCCACCACGATAACCAAAACACAGGTCAATCACAATATCAAGGACCTCAAACTAATCATAAAAAATGGAAATGCATCACATACGGTGGTGTAAGATCTTCACCTGCTATAGGAAAATACGGGACAATATACATAGGAACCATGGGTGGTAAAATATTAGCAATAAGACCAACAGGAAAAATAATATGGAAATACACCGCAACAGTTGGTTTATATTCTAATTCTTGGTTTAGTTCTTCACCGGCTATAGGAAAAGACGGAACAATATACATAGGAAGCTCTGCTTTTAATCGTAAGCCCGGTAAAAAATGGAGTGGCTTATATGCTATAACCCCTACAGGAAAACTAAAATGGAAATATTCAACAGAAAGTAATATATTTTCTTCACCGGCTATAGGAAAAGACGGAACAATATACATAGGAAGCGATGAAGGTAACATATACGCAATAAAACCAACAGGAAAACTAAAATGGAAATACACCACAGGAGGTAGTGTAAATTCTTCACCAGCTATAGGAAAAGACGGAACAATATACATAGGAAATGCATACTACCCATACTACCCTGGCGTTACGGGTAGCTTATTCGCCATAAACCCATCAGGAAAACTAAAATGGAAATATTCAACAGAAAGTAATATATCTACATCACCGGCTATAGGAAAAGACGGAACAATATACATAGGAAGCAGTAACCTATACGCAATAAAACCAACAGGAAAACTAAAATGGAAATCCCCCATAGGTGTACATTCTTCACCGGCTATAGGAAAAGACGGAACAATATACATAGGAAGCGGTGATGGTAAAATATACGCAATAAAACCAACAGGAAAACTAAAATGGAAATATGCAATAGGAGAAGGTCCTGTAGAATCTTCACCGGCTATAGGAAAAGACGGAACAATATACATAGGAAGCTATGATGGTAAAATATACGCAATAAAACCAACAGGAAAACTAAAATGGAAATCCTTTGCAGGAGGTAGTATATTTTCTTCACCAGCTATAGGAAAAGACGGAACATTATATGTGGGAAACTTAATTGGTGGTTTGTATGAGGGAAAGTTAATTGGTGGTTTGGATGCTTATCAGGATTTAATTGCCCTAAACCCTGTACCCACAAATCCTGTAACTCCTGTACCTGTAAATACAGTAGAAGCCGCTAACATTATTAGCATGCAGGATACTGGAACACCTATAGTCCCATTGGCCATTGCTGTTATCAGCATATTAGGAGGATTAGCAGCAAACAGAAGAAAATAA
- a CDS encoding SOUL family heme-binding protein codes for MTETPKYSVEKKDEDIEIRVYPGYILAQVDVESDYDQAIGLGFRILANYIFGGNKKRSNIPMTAPVSGENISVSEKIPMTIPVTEEAMHSEKIEMTAPVSEEVVDEPEKIEMVVPVTEEDSGKHTYRISFTMPSKYTLDTLPEPEDNRIIFKEIRNQKMVVLRFRGRVNHKLAHKEMEELKGWLEKEGIKPKSNYIVAQYNNPAVPGFFRRNEVMVKI; via the coding sequence ATGACTGAAACACCTAAGTACTCTGTTGAAAAAAAAGATGAAGATATTGAAATCAGAGTATACCCGGGTTATATTCTGGCCCAAGTAGATGTTGAATCAGATTATGATCAAGCAATTGGATTGGGCTTCCGAATTCTGGCAAACTATATATTTGGAGGAAATAAAAAGCGTTCTAATATCCCTATGACTGCTCCAGTTTCCGGGGAAAACATATCGGTTTCAGAAAAAATACCAATGACAATCCCTGTTACAGAAGAAGCTATGCATTCTGAGAAAATTGAAATGACTGCCCCTGTAAGTGAAGAAGTTGTTGATGAACCAGAGAAGATTGAAATGGTCGTTCCAGTAACTGAAGAAGACAGTGGAAAGCATACATATCGAATTTCTTTTACCATGCCATCCAAGTACACTTTAGACACTCTGCCAGAGCCAGAAGATAATAGAATAATCTTTAAAGAAATTAGAAACCAGAAAATGGTTGTGCTTAGGTTCCGTGGTCGTGTTAATCATAAACTCGCCCATAAAGAAATGGAAGAACTCAAAGGATGGCTGGAAAAGGAAGGTATTAAACCAAAATCAAACTATATTGTAGCCCAATATAATAATCCTGCAGTTCCTGGATTTTTCAGGAGAAACGAAGTAATGGTAAAAATTTAA
- the heR gene encoding heliorhodopsin HeR has product MDNDLRREVISKSPISFSSLKKLNTGAGIFLFAQGIVMLALGFLLTWNRDIYTFYLKFKIISLAPPTFQVLPDPNVVFTVTNLGVILSSFLLISGIALLLIAFVKNKTYIENLKKGMNPYRWYEYAITSSIMLVIIATFVGVWDLWSLVMIFVLNAIMIICGLLMEKINFNTKKTDWSAYLLGCLAGFTPWVVLAAYFIAALGSSDTNPPTFVYLTLLFYFIIFNTFSINMILQYKGVGKWKDYLYGERVYILLSFIAKTILAWLVFVGVFAPF; this is encoded by the coding sequence ATGGATAATGATTTGAGAAGAGAGGTAATATCTAAATCGCCCATTAGTTTTTCTAGCCTTAAAAAACTTAATACCGGTGCTGGGATTTTCCTTTTTGCCCAGGGAATTGTAATGCTTGCTTTAGGTTTTCTTCTTACATGGAATAGGGATATATACACTTTTTATCTTAAATTTAAAATAATTAGTTTAGCTCCACCGACTTTTCAAGTACTACCAGATCCAAATGTTGTTTTTACTGTTACAAACTTGGGAGTAATATTGTCTTCATTTCTGTTGATTTCTGGTATTGCCTTGTTGCTGATTGCTTTTGTAAAAAACAAGACTTATATTGAAAATCTGAAGAAGGGTATGAATCCTTATCGTTGGTATGAATACGCTATTACGAGCTCTATAATGCTGGTGATCATCGCAACCTTTGTTGGAGTATGGGATTTATGGTCTTTGGTGATGATATTTGTCTTAAATGCCATTATGATCATTTGTGGTTTATTAATGGAAAAAATTAATTTCAATACTAAAAAAACAGACTGGTCTGCCTACTTGTTAGGATGTCTTGCAGGATTCACTCCATGGGTAGTATTAGCCGCGTACTTTATAGCGGCACTAGGATCTTCTGACACCAACCCTCCAACATTCGTCTACTTGACTCTTCTATTCTACTTTATAATATTCAACACGTTCTCCATTAACATGATACTTCAATATAAAGGAGTAGGAAAGTGGAAAGACTACTTGTACGGCGAAAGAGTCTACATATTACTAAGTTTCATAGCAAAAACCATTTTGGCCTGGTTAGTGTTTGTAGGAGTATTTGCACCATTCTAA